From the Leucobacter tenebrionis genome, one window contains:
- a CDS encoding APC family permease — protein MSTSAAAPPSLSRTLRLPSLVIFGLAYLTPLIVLGIFGVIASETGGASASAYLFALVAMLFTANSYGRMAAAFPVAGSAYTYVRRTIDGRVGFLVGWATMLDYLFLPMVIWLIGGSYLQAQFPAVPMPVWIIAFIMITTVLNVIGIKVADRVNLVLMSFQILVIVFFVVLAFADVARTDGAAGLVSATPFTGIDAGAAGIAGGAAIAAYSFLGFDAVTTLTEEAIEPRRTVPKAIMLIALIGGGIFVVVSYAVQLVHPGGAFENPDAAAFEIANRIGGAFFGAVFLAALVIAQFTSGIAAQAAGSRLLYAMGRDGVIPRSFFGRLHPRFRTPVLSILAIAAVGLIAIFMDVATSTSFINFGAFLAFIMVNLSVIAYWMRERREGRAHSVLLYVVCPAIGMIVIAYLLTQLDVHAIMLGSAWLGVGIVILAIATRGFRRQPPELAVDAVDAAE, from the coding sequence ATGTCGACATCCGCCGCTGCACCGCCGAGCCTCAGCCGCACCCTGCGGTTGCCCTCGCTCGTCATCTTCGGACTGGCCTACCTCACCCCGCTCATCGTGCTGGGCATCTTCGGTGTCATCGCCTCGGAGACTGGAGGCGCGAGCGCGAGCGCCTACCTGTTCGCACTCGTCGCCATGCTCTTCACCGCGAACAGCTACGGCCGGATGGCCGCGGCGTTCCCCGTGGCGGGCTCGGCGTACACCTACGTCCGACGCACGATTGACGGCCGCGTCGGGTTCCTCGTCGGCTGGGCGACCATGCTCGACTACCTGTTCCTGCCGATGGTGATCTGGCTGATCGGCGGCTCGTACCTCCAGGCGCAGTTCCCGGCCGTGCCGATGCCGGTCTGGATCATCGCGTTCATCATGATCACGACGGTGCTCAACGTGATCGGTATTAAGGTGGCCGACCGGGTGAACCTCGTGCTCATGAGCTTCCAGATCCTCGTCATCGTCTTCTTCGTGGTGCTCGCGTTCGCGGACGTCGCGCGCACCGACGGCGCGGCGGGGCTCGTGAGTGCCACGCCGTTCACCGGGATCGACGCCGGTGCGGCCGGAATCGCGGGCGGCGCGGCGATCGCCGCCTACTCGTTCCTGGGCTTCGATGCCGTGACCACGCTGACGGAGGAGGCGATCGAGCCCCGGCGCACTGTGCCGAAGGCGATCATGCTCATCGCGCTCATCGGAGGCGGCATCTTCGTGGTCGTCTCGTACGCCGTGCAATTGGTCCACCCGGGCGGCGCGTTCGAGAACCCCGACGCCGCCGCGTTCGAGATCGCGAACCGCATCGGCGGCGCCTTCTTCGGAGCGGTGTTCCTCGCGGCTCTCGTGATCGCGCAGTTCACCTCCGGCATCGCCGCGCAGGCTGCGGGGAGCCGCCTGCTCTACGCCATGGGCCGCGACGGCGTGATCCCTCGCTCGTTCTTCGGTCGGTTGCATCCGCGCTTCCGCACCCCCGTGCTCAGCATCCTCGCCATCGCCGCGGTGGGGCTCATCGCCATCTTCATGGACGTCGCCACCTCTACCTCGTTCATCAACTTCGGGGCGTTCCTCGCCTTCATCATGGTGAACCTCTCGGTCATCGCCTATTGGATGCGGGAGCGGCGCGAGGGCCGCGCGCACAGCGTGCTGCTCTACGTCGTGTGCCCCGCGATCGGCATGATCGTGATCGCATATCTGCTGACGCAGCTCGACGTGCACGCGATCATGCTCGGCTCGGCCTGGCTGGGGGTCGGGATCGTGATCCTCGCGATCGCGACCCGAGGGTTCCGCCGGCAGCCGCCAGAGCTCGCGGTCGACGCCGTGGACGCCGCCGAATAG
- a CDS encoding carbon-nitrogen hydrolase family protein, whose product MDRGVLVIGLAQRAPLPVGRSLGAFRDDVARTLGAHPEIEMLVYPEMHLHDAGHLPEAERAEVLEAAAVALDDPFVTELGSVAAEHGIWLVPGSIGERAGDGYFNTELLFDPEGTLRAHYRKMFPWRPFEPHRPGTDFVVAELEDGGGCHGSIGLSNCYDAWFPEHSRQLAWLGADAIVNVVKTTSQDREQELVLARANAIVNQVYVFSVNCAEPVGRGRSIAVDPEGWVIGEAGLGEDTLVVRFDPDRVIGVRRDGTSGTNRPWAQFLPGDDPVPLPMYEGRIDPGRWAPGSGSASH is encoded by the coding sequence ATGGACCGCGGAGTGCTTGTGATCGGGCTCGCTCAGCGGGCACCGCTCCCCGTCGGTCGGAGCCTCGGTGCTTTCCGCGACGATGTCGCGCGCACGCTCGGGGCCCATCCGGAGATCGAGATGCTCGTCTACCCGGAGATGCACCTGCACGACGCGGGGCACCTCCCAGAGGCCGAGCGCGCCGAGGTGCTCGAGGCCGCCGCAGTAGCCCTCGATGACCCGTTCGTCACGGAACTCGGGTCCGTCGCCGCCGAGCATGGCATCTGGCTCGTCCCGGGCAGCATCGGCGAGCGCGCGGGGGACGGATACTTCAACACCGAGCTGCTCTTCGACCCGGAGGGGACGCTTCGGGCTCACTATCGCAAGATGTTTCCCTGGCGTCCTTTCGAGCCCCACCGGCCCGGTACGGACTTCGTGGTGGCCGAGCTCGAGGACGGCGGCGGCTGCCACGGGTCGATCGGGCTCTCCAACTGCTATGACGCCTGGTTCCCAGAGCACAGCAGACAGCTCGCCTGGCTCGGGGCCGACGCCATCGTCAACGTCGTGAAGACGACGAGCCAGGACCGCGAGCAGGAGCTGGTGCTCGCCAGGGCGAACGCCATCGTCAACCAGGTGTACGTGTTCAGCGTGAACTGTGCGGAGCCCGTGGGCCGAGGCCGCAGCATCGCGGTGGATCCTGAGGGCTGGGTCATCGGCGAGGCCGGCCTGGGGGAGGACACCCTCGTCGTCCGCTTCGACCCCGACCGTGTGATCGGCGTGCGTCGCGACGGCACGAGCGGCACGAACCGACCGTGGGCGCAGTTCCTGCCCGGCGACGATCCCGTCCCGCTGCCGATGTACGAAGGACGGATCGATCCCGGGCGCTGGGCGCCCGGATCCGGGTCCGCATCGCATTGA
- a CDS encoding FadR/GntR family transcriptional regulator, which translates to MPVAPSASNDDAVDLALFTAPGAAAVTRLSAVETVRARILLSIEHALLAPGSRLPRTELIAAGLEVSSITARRALESLVTDGVLVRRPGRGGGTFVSDAPPRLQDSSVSAYRADEQAIRSLIDQRSLMESAIAHEAALRAADEQCDELEALIDQSQRAADWMEHHVPDVRFHHLVAEMSGIQEVPAYLAVYEALLRYFVPYPQEQLETGRDEHRALVAAFRDRDPVAAVAVTRAHVGSLRREMFVGLQQR; encoded by the coding sequence ATGCCCGTCGCCCCTTCCGCTTCCAACGACGATGCCGTCGACCTCGCGCTCTTCACGGCGCCCGGCGCGGCCGCCGTCACGCGTTTGTCGGCGGTGGAGACCGTCCGCGCGCGGATTCTGCTCTCGATCGAGCACGCGCTGCTCGCTCCGGGAAGCCGGCTTCCCCGCACGGAGCTGATCGCCGCAGGTCTCGAAGTCAGCTCGATCACGGCGAGGCGCGCGCTCGAAAGCCTCGTCACGGACGGCGTACTCGTGCGTCGCCCAGGGCGCGGTGGCGGCACCTTTGTCTCGGATGCCCCCCCGCGCCTGCAGGACTCGTCCGTCTCGGCGTATCGGGCCGACGAGCAAGCGATCCGGAGTCTCATCGACCAGCGGAGCCTCATGGAGAGCGCCATCGCGCACGAGGCCGCACTGCGCGCCGCAGACGAGCAGTGCGATGAGCTCGAGGCCCTGATCGACCAGTCGCAGCGGGCCGCCGACTGGATGGAGCACCACGTGCCCGACGTCCGATTCCACCATCTCGTCGCGGAGATGAGCGGAATCCAGGAGGTGCCGGCCTACCTCGCCGTGTATGAGGCGCTTCTCCGGTACTTCGTCCCCTACCCTCAGGAGCAGCTCGAAACCGGCCGCGATGAGCACCGCGCGCTCGTCGCCGCGTTCCGGGACCGCGATCCGGTGGCCGCGGTGGCGGTGACCCGGGCGCACGTCGGCTCGCTGCGGCGGGAGATGTTCGTCGGGCTCCAGCAGCGCTGA
- a CDS encoding FAD-dependent oxidoreductase yields MSKMRLAIVGAGPAGIYAADLLLKAERDFEVEIDLFEQLPAPYGLVRYGVSPDHPRIKGIITALREVLDSGDIRYFGNVRYGQDITLADLKRHYNAVIFATGAIRDASLNIPGIDAEGSYGAADFVSWFDGHPDVPRTWPLEAQSVGVVGNGNVALDISRMLIKHADDLLPTEIPDNVYQGLKQNPIEELHLFGRRGPKYVKFTPLELRELGEVRDVDMVIDERDFDVDDAYADETLSKNKQVVVMTRIMDKWRAEQRQREAGETEASSRRLHLHFWSKPVEVVVEDGRVAGLKIERTAPDGQGGIVDTGEFEVIPMQSLYRAVGYFGSPLDEIPFDDARGVIPNSQGRVQDLEGEQIPGVYATGWIKRGPVGLIGHTKSDAMETLECLIEDRESWWQPEAPEIEAIPELLHAREVPYTTIEGWHRLDEHELGLGEQAGRTRIKVVPRDEMTRIARAE; encoded by the coding sequence ATGAGCAAGATGCGACTGGCGATCGTGGGGGCGGGCCCGGCCGGGATCTACGCGGCCGATCTGCTGCTGAAGGCGGAGCGCGACTTCGAGGTGGAGATCGACCTCTTCGAGCAGCTGCCCGCGCCCTACGGTCTGGTGCGTTACGGCGTCTCGCCCGACCACCCGCGCATCAAGGGCATCATCACGGCTCTCCGAGAGGTGCTCGACAGCGGCGACATCCGCTACTTCGGCAACGTGCGGTACGGGCAGGACATCACCCTGGCGGATCTCAAGCGGCACTACAACGCGGTGATCTTCGCGACGGGGGCGATCCGCGACGCCTCGCTGAACATCCCCGGGATCGACGCCGAGGGCTCCTACGGCGCCGCCGACTTCGTGAGCTGGTTCGACGGGCACCCCGATGTGCCGCGCACCTGGCCGCTCGAGGCGCAGTCGGTCGGTGTGGTCGGCAACGGCAACGTGGCGCTCGACATCTCGCGCATGCTGATCAAGCACGCCGACGATCTGCTGCCGACCGAGATCCCCGACAACGTCTACCAGGGGCTCAAGCAGAACCCCATCGAGGAGCTGCATCTCTTCGGCCGTCGCGGCCCGAAGTACGTGAAGTTCACCCCGCTCGAGCTGCGCGAGCTCGGCGAGGTGCGGGACGTCGACATGGTGATCGACGAGCGCGACTTCGACGTCGACGACGCCTACGCCGACGAGACTCTGTCGAAGAACAAGCAGGTCGTGGTGATGACCCGCATCATGGACAAGTGGCGCGCCGAGCAGCGGCAGCGCGAGGCCGGGGAGACCGAGGCCTCGTCGCGGCGCCTGCACCTGCATTTCTGGTCGAAGCCCGTCGAGGTGGTCGTCGAGGACGGTCGCGTGGCGGGGCTCAAGATCGAGCGCACCGCGCCCGACGGGCAGGGCGGGATCGTCGACACGGGCGAGTTCGAGGTGATCCCCATGCAGTCGCTCTACCGGGCCGTCGGCTACTTCGGATCGCCGCTCGACGAGATCCCCTTCGACGACGCCCGCGGCGTGATCCCGAACTCGCAGGGGCGGGTGCAGGATCTCGAGGGCGAGCAGATCCCGGGCGTCTACGCGACGGGCTGGATCAAGCGCGGCCCCGTGGGGCTCATCGGTCACACCAAGAGCGACGCGATGGAGACGCTCGAGTGCCTCATCGAGGATCGCGAGAGCTGGTGGCAGCCGGAGGCCCCCGAGATCGAGGCGATCCCCGAGCTGCTGCACGCGCGCGAGGTGCCCTACACCACGATCGAGGGCTGGCACCGGCTCGACGAGCACGAGCTCGGGCTCGGCGAGCAAGCGGGCCGCACCCGCATCAAGGTCGTGCCTCGCGACGAGATGACCCGCATCGCCCGCGCGGAGTAG
- a CDS encoding polyprenyl synthetase family protein, translating to MRLFRGAQDRRHAKELQEQLEQIEVELTEHLRFASPVADAPARYLMEAGGKRIRPMLTLLTSELGSGPNDQVRRAAQAIEMTHLASLYHDDVMDDAKLRRGVPAAQTVWSNSVAILAGDLLFARASSLVSGMGEEAILLQARTFERLCLGQLHETVGPQEGDEPIAHYIQVLADKTGALIATAARMGVMFGGAPSEYADPVMEYGERIGVAFQLIDDVIDLSPKKEQTGKRAGTDLRAGVATLPLLLLQQSAAAGNPADAELLGRIDAGVAAIREGADPGVLDPEVEQLRAHEATRETEATAHRWAEEAKSVLGVLPKSSVRRALERMADSIVNREG from the coding sequence ATGCGCCTGTTCAGGGGGGCGCAGGATCGTCGTCACGCGAAGGAGCTGCAGGAGCAGCTCGAGCAGATCGAGGTCGAGCTGACGGAGCACCTGCGCTTCGCCTCGCCCGTGGCCGACGCCCCCGCTCGCTATCTGATGGAGGCGGGCGGCAAGCGGATCCGCCCTATGCTCACCCTGCTCACGAGCGAGCTCGGCAGCGGCCCGAACGATCAGGTGCGCCGCGCCGCGCAGGCGATCGAGATGACGCATCTCGCGTCGCTGTACCACGACGACGTGATGGACGACGCGAAGCTGCGCCGCGGTGTGCCTGCCGCGCAGACGGTGTGGTCGAACTCGGTGGCGATCCTCGCCGGCGACCTGCTCTTCGCGCGCGCGTCCTCGCTCGTGTCGGGGATGGGCGAGGAAGCGATCCTGCTGCAGGCCCGCACCTTCGAGCGCCTCTGCCTGGGCCAACTGCACGAGACGGTGGGCCCGCAGGAGGGCGATGAGCCGATCGCCCACTACATCCAGGTGCTCGCCGACAAGACCGGCGCGCTCATCGCGACCGCGGCCCGTATGGGGGTGATGTTCGGCGGGGCTCCCTCCGAGTACGCCGATCCGGTGATGGAGTACGGCGAGCGCATCGGTGTGGCCTTCCAGCTCATCGACGACGTGATCGACCTGTCGCCCAAGAAGGAGCAGACGGGCAAGCGCGCGGGCACGGACCTGCGGGCCGGCGTGGCGACGCTGCCGCTGCTGCTGCTGCAGCAGAGCGCCGCCGCGGGCAATCCCGCCGATGCCGAGCTGCTCGGGCGGATCGACGCCGGAGTCGCGGCGATCCGCGAGGGGGCGGATCCCGGCGTGCTCGATCCCGAGGTCGAGCAGCTCCGCGCGCACGAGGCGACGCGCGAGACCGAGGCCACCGCGCACCGCTGGGCCGAGGAAGCGAAGTCGGTGCTCGGCGTGCTGCCGAAGTCGTCGGTGCGGCGCGCACTCGAGCGCATGGCGGATTCGATCGTGAACAGGGAAGGCTGA